In the Pirellulales bacterium genome, CATGGCCTTGCAGTCGTGCTTCATGCGGCGCGATAATGCTTGTTGCACTGCAATCGCAGCTTGCGGAACGCCGAGATCATCTCCGGCACGCGCAGCGTGCGTTTTCCGAATCCCGAGCCCCCAGTCCCGAGCCGCGTTCCATGTCGCGTCGCAATTTCCTAGTCATCTTCGCCGTGGCGATGGTCTCGTTCGCCTGTTATCAGGTGACGGATCACAATCCATACGGCCGCTATTTGTCAGACATCATCAACAAGATCGACCGGATGTATTACAAGCCGGTCCCGCGCGAGAAGCTGTTCGATTCGGCCGTGACGGGGATGCTCCAGGAACTCGACGAGCATTCCGAGTTCTTCGGTCCCGAGGAAGCCCGCGGATTTCTCTCGCTGATCGATCAGCGGTACGGCGGCGTGGGGATCGTGGTCGATCCAAGCAGCAAGCCGCTGACAGTGATGAGCACGATGGTCGGCTCGCCGGCGTACAAGGCCGACATTCTCACCGGCGATCAGCTCCTCAAGATCGACGGCAAGAGCATTGCAGGGCTGAACTCGGAGCGCGTGACCGACAAGATCCGCGGCCCGATTGGCACGACTGTCCGGCTCACGTTGCAGCGAGCGAGCAAGCCGGCGCCGTTCGATATCGCCCTCGAGCGGGCGGAGATCAAGGTCGATTCGGTTCTCGGCGACACTCGCAACGCCGACGATTCGTGGAACTTCCATCTCGAAGGGCATCCCGAGATCGGCTACATCCGAATCAGGACTTTCGGCGATCATACGGTCGAAGAACTCAAGGCAGCGCTGGCCACGCTCGACCCGGTCAAGCTCAAGGGGCTGATCGTCGATTTGCGCTTCAACGGCGGCGGCCGGCTCGACGCGGCCGTCGATGTGTGCGGCGAGTTCATTCCGTCGGGAAAGACGGTCGTGACCACCCGCGGCCGCGACGGGCGAATCCAGACCGACGACCGCTCGACCGGTCCCGGCACGTACACCGGTTTTCCCATGGTTGTGCTGGTGAACTCGATGAGCGCGAGCGCCAGCGAAATCGTCGCCGCCTGCTTGCAGGATTATCACCGGGCCGCGATCGCCGGCCAGCGGTCATACGGCAAGGGGACGGTGCAGAAGGTCTTGCCGGTGGAAGGGAATCAAGGGGTCTTGAAGCTCACCACCGCGACCTATTGGCGCCCCAGCAACAAAAACATCCATCGCGACAAAGACGCCAAGGAGACGGACGAATGGGGCGTCATGCCCGATGAGGGGTTGGCCGTCCCGTTGAGCAAGGAGCAAACCGCAACGATGATCACGAAACGCACCGAGCGCGACGTCGTTCACCGCGCCCAGCCCCACGCCGCCGGTGCTTATGTCGATCCGCAGCTCCAGCGGGCGATCGAATACCTGGAAAAGCACGAGACCGTCGCGGCAAAGGATTGAACCGCCATGACGCCAAGGACGCCAAGAAGAAGATTTTATGAGGAAACCAGGAAGGCAGGAGAGGGAGCCGGGGATTCACGGGAATTGACCGAAAGCAAGAACCTTAGAGTCAACTTCGTGACGGCACGTAACCGAAAAAACATTTCAGCGCATTAAGTTCATTTCCGGCTCTTTCTCCTGCCTTCCCGGTCTCCTCATAAAAACTCGCCGTGTCCTTGGCCTCTTGGCGGTTCAATCCCAGACGATTCGCTCCGCATCGAACACCGGCCCTTCGACGCAGGTGCGGCGGTAGTCCCATTCGTTGCCGTTCGGCTCGCGCACTTTGGCGACGCAGGTGAAGCAGATGCCGATCCCGCAGGCCATCGGAGTCTCGAGCGACACCTGGCAGGGAACGGCGGCCGCTCGGGCGATCTGGGCCACTGCTTTCATCATCGGGACCGGCCCGCAGGCCACGATTCGCCGCGCGCCGCCAATCGCATCGTTCGCGTCGACACCGGCGGGCGGCGCGATTTCGGTCGTATCGAGCACCTGCCGCAGCAGTTCGGTCACGAAGCCATGATGACCGGCCGAGCCGTCGTCGGTGCTGATATGCACCTCGACGCCGAGTCGCCGGAAATCTTCGACCCCAGCCAGATACTCGCTCCGCCTGGCGCCATAGCAGAGTGTGACGCGCTGGGCGCGAGGGATCACGCGGGGCGGGTCGCCATAGCGGCGCTCGCCGAGATACTCTTTGGCCAGAGCCATGAACGGCGTTTGCCCGATACCGCCGCCGACCATGATCAAATGCTCGACCGGCTCATGCTGAAAGCCGTTTCCGAGCGGTCCCCAGACTTGCAGCGTGTCTCCGTTGCCGAACTGCGCCAGCCGGCTCGTCATTTTGCCAAGCATCAGGTAGACCACGTCGATGCCGAACGGCTCTCCGGCCGGTGAGACGGCCGTATCGTAGAGCGCGAGGGGCCTGCCGAGCAGCGGGTCATCGCAGCCGGCCAACCGCATCATGAGGAACTGCCCCGGCACGATCCGCCGCGCCATCTCGGGGCACTGAAAGCGCACTCGCCAAGTGTCCTTGGCCAGCGGAGCGTTCTCCAGCACCTCGACCGAATAGTATCCGGCCCGATCGGCGTAGAAAGCCGCCTCCAACGAATGGCTCATCGAGGCGGCTCCCGGCGAGCGGAGAAGCGTTGTTGACTGGTTGACAAGGTGACAGGGTGACAAGATGACCGGCGCGGCGCGTGGCGGCGGCTCGCAAAGCGCTTCCGTCCCGCTGGACTCGGCCCCGGCTTGGAATGAGGAACTCTCACTGTCGCGATTGTGGCCGAAACGTCCGGGCTCGCTCCGTCAGCGCGAACCGAAGCCCGACTCCTGGCAATCGCCTCCTGCCGACTGCCGACCGCTTGTTGCGGATCGGCTCCTCCGGCCCGAATTGAAGCCCGCGCCGCTTCCTTGAGAGCCCGCACCTCGTCTCGCTTCAGCGGACGAAACTCCCCGGGTGGCAAGTCGGCCAGCCGCAGCGGCCCGAGGGCCACTCGCTTCAGTCGCAGCACTTTGTGCCCGACGCGGGCCAGCAGGCGACGAACTTCGCGATTGCGGCCTTCGTCGAGCACGATTTCCAGCAGCGCGCTCTGCTTGTGCTGGCTCTTCACGCTCACGCGCTTGGCGTGGGCAAAGCCCTCGGCCAGGTGCACTCCCTGCCGCAATCGATCGAGCACCTCCGGCTCGGGCACTCCGACGACTTGTGCATGATACGTCTTCTCGACGCCGTAGCGCGGATGGGCCAGCAGATTGGCCAGCTCACCGTCGTTGGTCACAAGGATCAACCCTTCGCTCGACAAGTCGAGCCGCCCGACGGTGAAGAGCCGTTCGGGGAACGGCAAGAGATCGATCACGCGCCGCCGCCCCGACGGATCGCGATTGGTCGAGACGACGCCCGTCGGCTTGTTCACGAGATAATAAAGCCGTTTCGTCCGCGGAAGGGGCTCGCCATCGACGCGAATCTCGACTTCGTCCGGATCGACCTTGGTGCCCAGTTCAGTGACGGTGCGGCCATCCACCGTGATCCGGCCCGCACGAATCAACTCCTCGCATTTGCGCCGGCTGCCGATCCCCGCGGCGGCCAGCACCTTCTGCAGCCGCTCCGTTCCTCCGGCCGGGTCCGCGGCATCCGAAGCGTGCGTCGAGCCCGTAGGGTGCATCAAGCGCAGCGCTGACGCACCGCCGCCCGCCGCCGACGCCTTGCCCCTGCGACGGAGTGGCTTGGATTGGTTCTTGGTCGAATTCCGGGAACGAGGTTGGAAACGATCAGACATGATGCGCACCAGCGAACGAATGAGAGACCAAGCAACGGTCTCCATCATAACTGGCCAGTACCGCCAGAGGCAGGGGCTGAACGACTACGCTCGCCGAACTAACTCACTGGCCCGGCGCCGGCGTTACAGGCGCGGCCTGCGCGCCAGGATACTGCGGCGCGACGTAGGGCGTCTGCGGATACGGTGTCGGAGAATACGGCGGCGGCGAATACGGACCCGGCGTCGGTTGCAGTTGCACCG is a window encoding:
- a CDS encoding S41 family peptidase; the protein is MSRRNFLVIFAVAMVSFACYQVTDHNPYGRYLSDIINKIDRMYYKPVPREKLFDSAVTGMLQELDEHSEFFGPEEARGFLSLIDQRYGGVGIVVDPSSKPLTVMSTMVGSPAYKADILTGDQLLKIDGKSIAGLNSERVTDKIRGPIGTTVRLTLQRASKPAPFDIALERAEIKVDSVLGDTRNADDSWNFHLEGHPEIGYIRIRTFGDHTVEELKAALATLDPVKLKGLIVDLRFNGGGRLDAAVDVCGEFIPSGKTVVTTRGRDGRIQTDDRSTGPGTYTGFPMVVLVNSMSASASEIVAACLQDYHRAAIAGQRSYGKGTVQKVLPVEGNQGVLKLTTATYWRPSNKNIHRDKDAKETDEWGVMPDEGLAVPLSKEQTATMITKRTERDVVHRAQPHAAGAYVDPQLQRAIEYLEKHETVAAKD
- a CDS encoding dihydroorotate dehydrogenase electron transfer subunit; protein product: MSHSLEAAFYADRAGYYSVEVLENAPLAKDTWRVRFQCPEMARRIVPGQFLMMRLAGCDDPLLGRPLALYDTAVSPAGEPFGIDVVYLMLGKMTSRLAQFGNGDTLQVWGPLGNGFQHEPVEHLIMVGGGIGQTPFMALAKEYLGERRYGDPPRVIPRAQRVTLCYGARRSEYLAGVEDFRRLGVEVHISTDDGSAGHHGFVTELLRQVLDTTEIAPPAGVDANDAIGGARRIVACGPVPMMKAVAQIARAAAVPCQVSLETPMACGIGICFTCVAKVREPNGNEWDYRRTCVEGPVFDAERIVWD
- a CDS encoding pseudouridine synthase, producing MSDRFQPRSRNSTKNQSKPLRRRGKASAAGGGASALRLMHPTGSTHASDAADPAGGTERLQKVLAAAGIGSRRKCEELIRAGRITVDGRTVTELGTKVDPDEVEIRVDGEPLPRTKRLYYLVNKPTGVVSTNRDPSGRRRVIDLLPFPERLFTVGRLDLSSEGLILVTNDGELANLLAHPRYGVEKTYHAQVVGVPEPEVLDRLRQGVHLAEGFAHAKRVSVKSQHKQSALLEIVLDEGRNREVRRLLARVGHKVLRLKRVALGPLRLADLPPGEFRPLKRDEVRALKEAARASIRAGGADPQQAVGSRQEAIARSRASVRADGASPDVSATIATVRVPHSKPGPSPAGRKRFASRRHAPRRSSCHPVTLSTSQQRFSARREPPR